In a single window of the Niabella ginsenosidivorans genome:
- the murQ gene encoding N-acetylmuramic acid 6-phosphate etherase: protein MTREKITEQSSKYDHLEKMSVLELLTSMNKEDQTVPLAVKKVIPDIEKLIQAIVEHMVVGGRLFYIGAGTSGRLGILDASEIPPTYGLPAGVVIGVIAGGSKAITTPVENAEDDDMQGWRDLVAYKVNDKDVVVGVAASGSTPYVIGALRECQKRGIVTGSIASNPNALVSEVADYPIEVIVGPEFVTGSTRMKSGTAQKLVLNMISTTVMIQLGRVEGNRMVNMQLTNSKLIDRGTKMVMEQTGITDYEQAKHLLLKNKSVKNAVAEYKAL, encoded by the coding sequence ATGACGAGAGAAAAAATCACCGAACAGTCCAGTAAATATGATCATTTGGAAAAAATGTCTGTGCTGGAATTGCTAACCTCTATGAATAAAGAAGACCAGACCGTGCCCCTGGCTGTTAAAAAAGTAATTCCGGATATAGAAAAATTAATACAGGCTATAGTAGAGCATATGGTAGTAGGCGGACGGCTGTTTTATATAGGTGCGGGAACCAGTGGACGTTTGGGAATCCTGGATGCCAGTGAAATACCTCCTACCTATGGACTTCCGGCGGGCGTGGTAATTGGTGTAATAGCCGGTGGCAGCAAAGCCATTACAACCCCAGTTGAAAATGCTGAAGATGATGACATGCAGGGCTGGAGGGATCTGGTCGCCTATAAGGTTAATGATAAAGATGTGGTGGTAGGCGTGGCCGCAAGCGGTTCTACTCCTTATGTTATCGGTGCTTTGCGCGAGTGCCAGAAAAGAGGCATTGTTACCGGCAGCATTGCTTCCAACCCGAATGCGCTGGTCAGCGAAGTGGCCGATTATCCCATAGAAGTGATCGTTGGGCCTGAATTTGTAACAGGGAGCACCCGTATGAAAAGCGGTACCGCCCAAAAGCTGGTGCTGAATATGATCTCTACCACCGTTATGATCCAGTTAGGCAGGGTAGAAGGAAACCGTATGGTAAACATGCAGCTTACGAACTCCAAGCTGATTGACCGCGGAACAAAAATGGTGATGGAGCAAACCGGTATTACTGATTATGAGCAGGCAAAGCACCTGCTGCTGAAAAATAAAAGCGTGAAAAACGCAGTTGCTGAATACAAGGCTTTATAA
- a CDS encoding N-acetylglucosamine kinase, with amino-acid sequence MTKVQLIADAGSTKAEWCLLNNGKIKTILTSGISPYFLDGSQIEDLLSRELLPRLGRVEVEEVFYYGTGCLNPDNRALVLKSLRRLFKAARVAVWHDVEGAARGLCVHSKGVASILGTGSSSCFYDGKKIRKNNPGLGYVLGDEGSGAYLGRKVIQYYLYNTFDEDLRARFDAAYVTNSAEILERVYKQPLPNRYLAGFARFLADNRGHYMVENIIEDGLNDFFFTHLCKFREAWKYPVNFVGSIAFGFKDVLKDLCSSYSFELGKILQKPMKGLIEYHS; translated from the coding sequence ATGACAAAAGTGCAACTCATTGCGGATGCCGGTTCTACAAAAGCTGAATGGTGCCTTCTGAATAACGGTAAAATCAAAACCATACTTACAAGCGGTATAAGTCCTTATTTTTTAGATGGCAGCCAGATCGAGGATTTGTTAAGCAGGGAACTGCTTCCCAGGTTGGGCAGGGTGGAAGTGGAGGAAGTTTTTTATTATGGCACCGGTTGCCTGAACCCGGATAACCGGGCTCTGGTTCTGAAAAGCCTTCGCCGGCTGTTTAAAGCAGCCAGGGTAGCTGTCTGGCATGATGTGGAAGGTGCAGCCCGCGGGCTTTGTGTACACAGTAAGGGGGTGGCCAGCATCCTGGGCACAGGCTCCAGTTCCTGCTTCTATGACGGAAAGAAGATCCGTAAAAATAACCCCGGCCTGGGGTATGTGCTGGGCGATGAAGGCAGCGGTGCTTACCTGGGGCGTAAGGTGATCCAGTATTATCTCTATAATACCTTTGATGAAGACCTAAGGGCCCGCTTTGATGCAGCTTATGTAACCAATAGCGCCGAAATACTGGAACGGGTATATAAGCAGCCGCTGCCTAACCGGTATCTTGCAGGTTTTGCCAGGTTCCTGGCAGACAACCGCGGCCATTATATGGTAGAGAACATTATTGAAGACGGGCTGAACGATTTTTTCTTTACCCATCTCTGCAAGTTCCGGGAAGCCTGGAAATATCCCGTTAATTTTGTAGGCAGCATTGCGTTCGGCTTTAAGGACGTGCTCAAAGACCTGTGCAGCAGCTATAGTTTTGAGTTGGGTAAGATCCTTCAAAAACCGATGAAAGGCCTTATTGAATACCATTCATAA
- a CDS encoding S41 family peptidase encodes MKKKFEVWLPLLFSIAMIIGMFIGYKLRGAQPNGGFSRVASSSPLDEATEIIKQKYVDSVKIDSLEANALREIMNELDPHSVYLPPAELKETTEDLSGRFVGIGVEYRIIKDTVNIMSVVKNGPSEKARLQTGDKIIRVNDSTIAGKKLSNTGVSNLIRGEKGTPVTLQILRGSQLLNISVTRADIPKPTLVAAYMIDKNIGYIKLDLFGSTSYREFMEAMERLKKEGLTELIFDLRGNGGGYMDAAIDIADEFLSGDKLIVYTEGINSPKKEYRCKRPGIFENGKLTVLVDELSASASEILSGALQDWDRATIIGRRTFGKGLVQEIFPLSDGAALKLTVARYYTPLGRSIQRSYSKGRKVYMDEIWNRYANGQAYFADSNKVNTGKQYKTPDGRILYGSGGIMPDIFVGLDTTKTSKEINKLFFNGSFNDFVYQYYIENQKVLDPYQSPITFSQQFEPGRIMWQQFVSWAQKDSTNLANISAAERTRVQNRMEAYLARFKWNDNGFYEVLNLTDPVVAKSIEFLKSK; translated from the coding sequence ATGAAAAAGAAATTTGAGGTATGGTTACCATTGCTGTTTTCCATTGCAATGATCATTGGGATGTTTATTGGCTATAAACTAAGAGGAGCACAACCGAACGGAGGTTTTTCAAGGGTGGCCAGCAGTTCCCCTCTGGATGAAGCAACCGAGATCATTAAACAGAAATATGTGGATTCTGTAAAAATAGATTCACTGGAAGCCAATGCCCTTAGGGAAATAATGAATGAGCTGGACCCACACTCTGTTTACCTGCCACCAGCAGAGCTAAAAGAAACCACTGAAGACCTGTCGGGCCGGTTTGTAGGCATTGGGGTTGAGTACCGGATCATAAAGGATACAGTCAATATTATGTCCGTTGTTAAAAATGGCCCCAGTGAAAAGGCCCGGCTGCAAACAGGCGACAAGATCATCAGGGTGAACGATTCTACCATCGCGGGGAAAAAACTCAGCAATACAGGCGTCAGCAACCTGATCAGAGGGGAAAAAGGCACTCCTGTAACCCTTCAGATATTACGGGGCAGCCAGCTTTTAAACATTTCTGTTACAAGGGCCGATATTCCCAAACCAACATTGGTGGCGGCTTATATGATTGATAAAAACATTGGGTATATTAAACTGGATCTGTTTGGCAGCACCAGCTACCGCGAATTTATGGAGGCGATGGAACGGCTGAAAAAAGAAGGACTGACCGAGCTCATATTTGATCTGCGTGGAAATGGTGGTGGCTATATGGACGCAGCCATTGATATTGCAGATGAATTTTTGAGCGGTGATAAGCTGATCGTTTATACGGAGGGGATCAACAGTCCTAAAAAAGAATATCGCTGCAAGCGGCCGGGCATCTTTGAGAACGGCAAGCTGACCGTTCTGGTAGATGAGCTTTCCGCAAGCGCCAGTGAAATCCTGAGCGGAGCGCTCCAGGACTGGGACCGTGCTACCATTATCGGGCGCAGAACCTTTGGCAAGGGCCTGGTACAGGAAATATTTCCGCTAAGTGATGGCGCAGCGCTGAAGCTGACCGTGGCGCGCTATTATACGCCATTGGGCAGAAGCATCCAGCGCTCTTACAGCAAAGGCAGGAAGGTGTATATGGACGAAATATGGAACCGTTATGCAAACGGGCAGGCATACTTTGCCGACAGCAATAAAGTAAATACCGGCAAACAGTATAAAACCCCTGATGGGCGCATTCTGTACGGCAGCGGCGGAATTATGCCGGACATTTTTGTTGGGTTAGATACCACAAAAACATCAAAGGAGATCAATAAACTGTTTTTCAACGGATCGTTCAATGATTTTGTTTACCAATATTATATAGAGAACCAGAAGGTGTTGGATCCTTACCAGTCCCCGATCACCTTTTCACAACAATTTGAGCCGGGCAGGATCATGTGGCAGCAGTTTGTAAGCTGGGCCCAAAAGGATTCAACCAATCTTGCCAATATTTCAGCTGCCGAACGGACAAGGGTTCAGAACCGGATGGAAGCCTACCTGGCACGGTTTAAATGGAACGATAATGGTTTTTACGAGGTGCTGAACCTTACTGATCCTGTAGTTGCAAAATCGATCGAATTCCTAAAATCGAAATGA
- the rpsT gene encoding 30S ribosomal protein S20 yields MANHKATKKHARQALKRRDSNKYYGKTTRNAIKDLRAGDAKEAKDKLPSVESMIDKLAKKGVIHRKKAANLKSKLARKINTDLAAAQ; encoded by the coding sequence ATGGCGAATCATAAAGCTACAAAAAAACATGCACGTCAGGCCTTAAAGCGTCGCGACAGCAACAAATATTATGGCAAAACCACCCGTAACGCTATTAAAGATTTAAGAGCCGGGGATGCAAAAGAAGCAAAGGACAAATTGCCTTCTGTTGAAAGCATGATCGATAAATTAGCTAAAAAAGGGGTTATCCACCGCAAAAAGGCGGCGAACCTGAAAAGCAAATTAGCTCGTAAGATCAATACAGATCTTGCTGCCGCCCAATAA